The following DNA comes from Micromonospora chokoriensis.
CACGTCGTAGTCGGGGGCGGGAATCTCGGTCAGCCGGTCGCCCACCGACGGGTCGAGCGGGCACTCGTTCGCCGGCGGCAGGAAGATGCGGGTCTGCCGGTGTACGGCGACGGCCACCCACTCGTCGGTCAGCGGGTCGTAGCGCAGCTGCGACGCGGGGGGCGGTGGTGGCAGATCGCGGCGGTCCGGCTGGTCACGGACGGCGTCGTCGCGCTCGTCGAAGTAGATCAGCTCCCGGCCGTCGGCCAGGTCGATGGAGGTGCGCTTCACGACGCCGTCCCCTCACTCGTCGGCGTGCGCGTCGCGCGGCCCGCCCCTGTCGCCTTCACCATGATCAATTCGCCCACCTGTTCGCCGAGTACCCGTCGAGCGGGTGGTGGCAACCGGTCGTCGCTGACCAGTACGTGTGCTGCGGCCAGCTCGACGATCGAGGAGATGCCCACGGTGCCCCACTTGGTGTGGTCGGCGAGCACCACCAGTCGGTCCGCCGCGGCCACGAGTGCCCGGTCGGTCTCCGCCTCCATGAGGTTCGGGGTGGTGAAGCCGGCCCGCTCGGTGATGCCGTGGACGCCCAGGAAGAGCAGGTCGAGGTGCAGCGACCGGACCGCCCCGACCGCGAGGGGGCCGACCAACGCGTCCGACGGGGTACGGACGCCCCCGGTGAGCACCACAGTCTGGTCCGGTCGACCTCCGGC
Coding sequences within:
- a CDS encoding DeoR/GlpR family DNA-binding transcription regulator — encoded protein: MLAQQRQAAILERVRATGGVRVSDLAGEFGVSDMTIRRDLEALHERGLLAKVHGGATTAEPSSTDEPGFHAKSVRQLPEKAAIADHAAQLVRPGAAVALSAGTTTAELARRLVDVPGLTVVTNSLPVAEILHAGGRPDQTVVLTGGVRTPSDALVGPLAVGAVRSLHLDLLFLGVHGITERAGFTTPNLMEAETDRALVAAADRLVVLADHTKWGTVGISSIVELAAAHVLVSDDRLPPPARRVLGEQVGELIMVKATGAGRATRTPTSEGTAS